Proteins co-encoded in one Xiphophorus couchianus chromosome 3, X_couchianus-1.0, whole genome shotgun sequence genomic window:
- the smg5 gene encoding nonsense-mediated mRNA decay factor SMG5, whose protein sequence is MSGPGQDSEPEAKVLLIKRLYRAVVESVHKLDVIIGSKSSYREVFKPENISLRNKLRELCVKLMFLHPVDYGRKAEELLWRKVYYEVIQVIKTNKKHIHSRSALECAYRTHLIAGVGFYQHLLLYIQSHYQLELQDCIDWTHVTDPLIGRKKPVSASSREMEWAQMACHRCLVYLGDLARYQNELAGVEAEQLAERFYHQALSVMPHVGMPFNQLGTLAGSKFYNVEATYYYLRCIQSDTPFEGAYGNLKRLFDKAAKMYHQVKKQEMRKLSPSRQRSKDIKRVLVSFIYLQSLLQPKNSLMETELTSLCQLVLEDFNLVLFYLPAPTHGGAPPCPSEEEEEQTQHSDSSYPVLPDNLIFKMVVTCLMVVHSLKRGGSKQYSASIAFTLALFSHLVNHVNIRLQAELEDGESQVPALHTDAADDLEMRDISAAEVDPSEERPLQNGSLEQEDEEDKDEDGRERVRVKKQSSEEDQHKAEEEKQRQKKKYTRLSRLRRRRCAHKGGQGEDESDLSEGFESEEDEDDDEGGRVHADSTVGTPIDEPLNPSSVKKETKRDGLGEEGSWESGSEEEEGGTAFDVETDSDMNSQESRSDLEDMEDTENSDSTEGQAREQQEEEEEQPKEEGGERDGEAPPSTNGPLTQSDSSISSNLQAMSSQLFQSKRCFRLAPTFSNMLLRPQAASGSTPTDTSAPPSQETPPPPGDSHCDLNPGTANGINDNDLDSDSEESQHSAHSEKTLLEKLEILSNQGLMQVVKVFVDWLRTNTDIILMCAQSSQSLWNRLSVLLNLLPDGSKLLEADLGLNSEVTEMLKECEQPGLSQTLLLPEDVALRHLPALSAAHRRLDFSHRDASLSPLQECVLRVCCIRSFGHFLTNLQGNVLHFNPEAGIFTSISQSEQDNLVQQAKAQFRMAEEEARRNRLMRDMAQLRLQLEVSQLEGSLQQPKAQSSMSPYLVPDAAALCHHLNLIRHLAGSGCFIIIIPRTVIDGLDRLKKENGGARDGIRFLESEFRKGNRYIRCQKESGRTFERDKLKRQDIEAWHLYKMVDSCRQLTVSQSNGDEDTAGMVTILTGHEVDELCARSAAMKSATQAVSSAGMELKNIVEFYRQWKEIG, encoded by the exons ATGAGCGGACCGGGTCAGGACAGCGAGCCCGAGGCGAAAGTCCTTCTTATCAAGCGGCTTTACAG GGCTGTGGTGGAATCTGTGCACAAGCTGGATGTCATCATCGGCAGCAAGTCGTCCTACAGAGAAGTCTTCAAGCCGGAGAACATCAGCCTGCGGAACAA GCTGAGAGAGCTTTGTGTGAAATTAATGTTTCTGCATCCTGTTGACTACGGCCGTAAGGCCGAGGAGCTGCTCTGGAGGAAGGTTTACTATGAGGTCATCCAGGTTATCAAGACGAACAAGAAG CACATCCATAGCCGCAGTGCCCTGGAGTGCGCCTACAGAACGCACCTCATCGCCGGCGTGGGTTTCTACCAACATCTGCTGCTCTACATCCAATCACATTACCAGCTGGAGCTGCAAGACTGCATCGATTGGACGCACGTCACTGATCCTCTCATCG GTCGGAAGAAACCTGTGTCGGCCTCTTCTAGAGAGATGGAGTGGGCTCAGATGGCGTGTCATCGCTGTCTGGTCTACCTCGGAGATCTGG CGCGGTATCAGAACGAACTGGCTGGAGTGGAAGCTGAACAGCTGGCAGAGCGATTTTACCACCAAGCCTTGTCTGTCATGCCCCATGTCG GGATGCCTTTTAACCAACTGGGAACACTGGCAGGAAGCAAATTCTACAATGTGGAAGCAACCTATTACTACCTACGATG catccaatcagataCTCCGTTTGAGGGAGCCTACGGCAACCTGAAGCGTCTGTTCGACAAAGCTGCCAAGATGTACCACCAAGtgaagaaacaggaaatgaggaagcTGTCTCCGTCTCGGCAAAG ATCCAAAGACATTAAGCGTGTCCTGGTGAGCTTCATATACCTTCAGAGTCTACTGCAGCCTAAAAACAG CTTGATGGAGACGGAGCTGACTTCGCTCTGCCAGTTGGTGCTGGAGGACTTCAACCTGGTTCTGTTTTATCTTCCGGCTCCGACACACGGAGGCGCTCCACCCTGTCcgagcgaggaagaggaggagcagacgCAGCACAGCGACAGTTCCTACCCCGTTCTGCCCGACAACCTCATCTTCAAGATGGTGGTCACATGCCTCATGGTCGTACACAGCCTTAAGAGAggag GATCTAAGCAGTACAGCGCATCCATAGCGTTTACGCTGGCTCTGTTCTCCCACCTGGTGAACCACGTGAACATCCGGCTGCAGGCTGAACTGGAGGACGGGGAGAGCCAGGTTCCTGCGCTGCACACTGACGCTGCAG ATGACCTTGAAATGAGGGATATCTCAGCTGCAGAAGTGGATCCGTCAGAGGAGAGGCCACTGCAGAACGGCTCCCTGGAgcaggaggatgaggaggataaAGATGAAGATGGCCGTGAGCGAGTCCGAGTCAAAAAGCAGAGCAGCGAAGAAGATCAGCACaaggcagaggaggagaagcaaagacagaagaagaagtACACCCGCCTTTCTCGACTGCGGCGACGCCGCTGCGCTCATAAAGGCGGACAAGGGGAGGACGAAAGCGACCTGAGCGAAGGATTCGAGAGCGAAGAAGATGAGGATGACGATGAAGGAGGGAGGGTCCATGCTGATTCCACAGTTGGGACACCGATAGATGAACCGCTCAACCCTTCGTCTGTGAAGAAGGAGACGAAGAGGGATGGCCTGGGTGAGGAAGGCAGCTGGGAGAGTGgttctgaggaagaggagggagggacCGCTTTCGACGTGGAGACCGACTCGGACATGAACAGCCAGGAGTCCCGCTCAGACCtggaggacatggaggacacagaaaactcagacAGCACCGAGGGTCAGGCCcgggagcagcaggaggaagaggaggagcagcccAAGGAGGAAGGCGGGGAGCGGGACGGCGAGGCCCCGCCCAGCACCAACGGGCCCCTCACGCAGAGCGACTCTAGCatcagcagcaacctgcaggCCATGTCCTCCCAGCTCTTCCAGTCCAAACGCTGCTTCCGCCTTGCACCCACCTTCAGCAACATGCTGCTGAGGCCTCAGGCCGCCTCAGGCTCCACCCCCACTGACACCTCTGCCCCGCCCTCCCAGGAGACGCCCCCTCCGCCTGGAGACTCACACTGCGACCTGAACCCCGGTACTGCCAACGGAATCAACGACAATG ACTTGGACTCGGACTCGGAGGAAAGTCAGCACAGCGCCCACAGTGAAAAAACCCTGCTGGAGAAACTGGAGATTTTGTCCAATCAGGGATTGATGCAGGTGGTGAAGGTCTTTGTTGATTGGCTCAGGACGAACACAGATATCATCCTCATGTGTGCACAG AGTTCGCAGAGCTTGTGGAACCGTCTGTCGGTTCTGTTGAACCTTCTTCCAGATGGCAGCAAGTTGCTGGAGGCTG ATTTGGGGCTGAACTCGGAGGTGACAGAGATGTTGAAGGAGTGCGAACAGCCGGGTTTGAGCCAGACTCTGCTGCTGCCTGAGGATGTGGCGCTGCGCCACCTGCCTGCGCTCAGCGCCGCTCACCGCCGCCTTGATTTCAGTCACCGCGACGCCTCCCTCAGTCCCCTGCAGGAG TGTGTGTTGCGAGTGTGTTGCATTCGCAGTTTTGGCCACTTCCTAACAAATCTCCAAGGCAACGTGCTGCACTTCAACCCAGAGGCGGGAATCTTTACCAGCATCAGCCAGTCAGAGCAGGACAATCTGGTGCAACAGGCTAAGGCCCAGTTCAGGATG GCGGAAGAGGAGGCCCGTCGGAATCGTTTGATGAGAGACATGGCCCAACTTCGACTGCAG TTGGAGGTTTCGCAGCTAGAGGGCAGCCTTCAGCAACCTAAAGCTCAGTCGTCCATGTCTCCCTACCTCGTTCCTGACGCTGCCGCCCTCTGCCATCATCTGAACCTCATCCGACACCTGGCCGGCAGCGGAtgcttcatcatcatcatcccaaGAACAG TGATTGACGGACTGGATCGGCTAAAAAAGGAAAACGGTGGTGCAAGAGACGGGATCCGCTTCCTGGAGTCGGAATTCCGCAAAGGCAACAG GTACATACGTTGTCAGAAGGAGTCAGGTCGCACTTTTGAGAGAGATAAACTGAAGCGGCAGGACATCGAAGCTTG GCATCTGTATAAAATGGTGGACAGCTGCCGACAGCTGACGGTGTCCCAGAGCAACGGAGACGAAGACACAGCCGGCATGGTGACCATCCTGACAGGACATGAGGTGGACGAGCTCTGCGCTCGGTCTGCCGCCATGAAG TCGGCGACCCAGGCTGTGTCGTCCGCAGGCATGGAGCTGAAGAACATCGTGGAGTTCTACCGCCAGTGGAAGGAGATCGGCTGA